One genomic segment of Cydia splendana chromosome 5, ilCydSple1.2, whole genome shotgun sequence includes these proteins:
- the LOC134790908 gene encoding SUN domain-containing ossification factor isoform X2, with amino-acid sequence MSPPRALLAGLLVCQLLSYGGHQGLTKIFYTLPDTGQPPILISLVDNAKLDLKTPEELLFVNDSEQHNETKTFTIVDGSEVLEEKEVEKDAAESHLVVKAKPMHEVRQTEDAFHTTPPPEEPAESQTEDNEEKPNIPSKPEMPQEDIPSFSEWAQKQLAEAEKKDTVLNHSSQPSHSSTNFSSKSTKLRSKNYASPSCAAKVVACNPEAGSASSILSPNRDEYMLNTCNSRIWFVVELCEAVQAQKIEIANFELFSSTPKDFAVYFSDRFPTREWASVGQFTAKDLRDVQSFDLYPHLFGKFIKVELLSHHGSEHYCPVSLFKVYGTSEFEVLEKESSQHAAHIDDDDDDDETIDVPAVPVAEKEPSKNLFGSARDAVMSIMKKAAQALVKTEVPKNVSSEHNDTSTDKMYKRCCSPSHIIVCDNCSESLYNEVYELVSCSSDKLTNLVRQVFLRETLKCTSICQPFGLDFKSTKTIEFAEERVAYMNALFPPKYLAALCNILAIKEKKVVLNTSFETELNVTSNLTVDESPQNVSSETNSEQDVKLISLNNASSDEANETVESEEKPVVVEETVERPVPVEIPKEEESENEPVVTDDKIVQEKPEEKQIENIEIKVDEKDYSKDSKNKIEVTTEKAKEVIIPPEEGSEGLMEEALSDFDQIAVDPTPGPASQNQPQTTIQKESVFLRLSNRVKTLERNMSLSGQYLEELSRRYKKQVEEMQRSFEKTMLQMSEERRKSNEIEQKYLEQMTTLQDQLAQMTIAMKILMEERDSWFGTMTVFKFIIYQAILIAAALYYFNKTRPEPVVVHVPRKVNKKKDKLRRKSVEGVSGHQTPSAKKRRPSEEALQITRQAVEEANDDEGEWQVARKNRRRKTSIIHRALEDSKAQYCRQDSMGMLQENPIPLDEEEFTAPVSEPVKFNEVVQPRHKVNGSIFNNLKKTSKRRLSSPAFLKSLSRQSIRSTPSPVLRNEPVFNGLGKLSSESPTGSLWSESTEMSQNGQAEGGKKKKSLKNIIKKLF; translated from the exons ATTACCTGACACTGGACAACCTCCAATTCTCATCTCGCTAGTGGACAACGCTAAACTAGACTTGAAAACTCCCGAGGAATTGTTGTTCGTGAACGACTCCGAGCAGCACAACGAAACCAAGACCTTCACCATCGTAGACGGCAGCGAGGTCTTAGAAGAAAAAGAAGTAGAGAAGGATGCCGCGGAATCACACCTCGTCGTCAAAGCCAAGCCTATGCACGAGGTGCGGCAGACAGAAGATGCATTTCACACCACACCACCCCCTGAGGAACCCGCAGAATCTCAAACGGAGGACAATGAGGAAAAACCAAACATTCCATCCAAACCAGAAATGCCACAAGAGGACATACCCTCGTTCTCGGAGTGGGCGCAGAAACAGCTCGCAGAGGCGGAAAAGAAAGACACAGTCCTGAACCACTCGAGTCAACCTAGTCATAGCAGTACTAACTTTAGCAGTAAGAGCACAAAACTGCGGTCGAAAAACTACGCTTCGCCGTCGTGCGCGGCCAAGGTCGTGGCCTGCAACCCCGAGGCTGGCTCCGCCAGCTCCATCCTGTCCCCAAACAGGGATGAATACATGCTCAACACTTGCAACAGCCGCATCTGGTTCGTAGTGGAGCTCTGCGAAGCTGTTCAAGCGCAAAAAATAGAAATAGCCAACTTCGAGCTATTCTCGTCGACCCCTAAAGATTTCGCCGTGTACTTCAGTGATCGTTTCCCGACGCGCGAATGGGCCAGCGTCGGACAATTCACGGCTAAAGATTTGAGAGACGTTCAAAGTTTTGATTTATATCCGCATCTGTTCGGAAAATTTATCAAAGTCGAACTCCTGTCGCACCACGGCTCCGAACATTACTGTCCCGTTTCGCTGTTCAAAGTGTACGGGACCTCGGAGTTTGAGGTTTTAGAGAAGGAGAGCTCGCAACACGCCGCTCACATCGATGATGACGACGATGATGATGAAACCATTGACGTTCCCGCTGTTCCAGTAGCAGAAAAGGAACCTTCTAAAAACCTGTTTGGTTCCGCGCGAGACGCGGTAATGTCTATAATGAAGAAAGCCGCACAAGCGTTAGTCAAAACAGAAGTTCCTAAAAACGTTTCAAGCGAACACAACGACACGTCGACGGACAAAATGTACAAAAGGTGTTGCTCCCCCAGCCATATAATAGTTTGTGATAATTGTAGTGAATCGCTCTACAATGAAGTGtatgaactggttagttgtagTTCAGATAAACTGACTAATTTAGTGCGTCAAGTGTTCCTCCGTGAGACTCTGAAGTGCACCAGTATATGCCAGCCTTTCGGCTTGGACTTTAAAAGTACAAAGACTATCGAGTTTGCCGAAGAGCGCGTGGCATATATGAACGCATTGTTTCCCCCTAAGTATTTAGCCGCGTTGTGTAATATTCTCGCTATTAAAGAGAAAAAAGTAGTTTTAAACACTAGTTTCGAAACCGAATTGAATGTTACCTCTAATTTGACCGTTGACGAATCGCCGCAGAACGTCAGCAGTGAAACGAACTCCGAACAGGACGTGAAGCTAATATCGCTCAACAATGCTTCGTCGGACGAAGCCAACGAGACAGTCGAATCTGAAGAAAAACCTGTTGTAGTCGAAGAAACCGTTGAGAGACCAGTGCCAGTTGAAATACCAAAAGAGGAAGAAAGTGAAAATGAGCCGGTAGTCACGGATGATAAAATCGTCCAAGAAAAACCCGAAGAGAAACAAATAGAGAACATAGAAATCAAAGTTGATGAAAAAGATTATTCCAAAgacagtaaaaataaaattgaagtGACTACCGAGAAAGCTAAGGAGGTGATAATTCCACCCGAAGAAGGGAGTGAGGGGTTGATGGAGGAGGCGCTGTCGGACTTCGATCAGATTGCGGTGGACCCGACGCCGGGGCCGGCGTCGCAGAACCAGCCCCAGACCACGATCCAGAAGGAGTCGGTGTTCCTGAGGCTATCTAATAGAGTCAAG ACGTTGGAGCGCAACATGTCTCTATCTGGCCAGTACCTCGAAGAGCTGAGCAGGCGATACAAGAAACAAGTCGAAGAAATGCAGAGGTCCTTCGAGAAGACCATGCTCCAGATGTCAGAGGAGCGCAGAAAGAGCAACGAGATCGAACAGAAGTATCTAGAACAGATGACGACCCTCCAAGACCAACTAGCGCAAATGACCATTGCCATGAAAATCCTAATGGAAGAAAGAGACAGCTGGTTCGGTACCATGACCGTCTTCAAATTCATCATCTACCAAGCCATCCTCATCGCGGCTGCATTGTACTACTTCAACAAAACACGACCAGAACCTGTAGTCGTTCACGTTCCTAGGAAGGTTAATAAGAAAAAGGATAAACTTAGAAGAAAGTCAGTGGAGGGAGTGAGCGGGCACCAAACCCCATCAGCAAAGAAAAGACGACCGAGCGAAGAGGCCTTACAAATAACAAGACAAGCTGTAGAAGAAGCCAATGATGACGAAGGCGAATGGCAAGTTGCCAGAAAAAACAGAAGacggaaaacctcaataatacACAGAGCTTTAGAAGACTCCAAAGCTCAGTACTGCAGGCAGGATAGCATGGGCATGCTACAAGAAAACCCGATACCTTTAGACGAAGAAGAATTCACTGCTCCTGTATCAGAGCCAGTGAAATTCAACGAGGTCGTCCAACCGAGACATAAGGTCAACGGGTCAATATTCAATAATCTAAAGAAGACTAGTAAACGGAGATTATCGTCACCCGCTTTCCTAAAGTCCCTATCCAGACAAAGCATTAGAAGCACTCCTAGTCCTGTATTAAGAAACGAACCCGTGTTCAACGGTTTAGGGAAACTATCATCAGAATCTCCGACCGGGAGCCTATGGTCTGAATCCACGGAGATGTCCCAGAATGGGCAGGCGGAAGGtgggaagaagaagaaaagttTGAAGAACATTATTAAGAAGTTGTTTTGA
- the LOC134790908 gene encoding SUN domain-containing ossification factor isoform X1, translating into MKGGLCVIYTSLLTISVLSSCALFMLVVSEGHLGDEGSVDLSGLHNVSQQRSAVSEEDQAPDPGPQDEAPAENLEMLIADSLSLNSVTTDGLPDTGQPPILISLVDNAKLDLKTPEELLFVNDSEQHNETKTFTIVDGSEVLEEKEVEKDAAESHLVVKAKPMHEVRQTEDAFHTTPPPEEPAESQTEDNEEKPNIPSKPEMPQEDIPSFSEWAQKQLAEAEKKDTVLNHSSQPSHSSTNFSSKSTKLRSKNYASPSCAAKVVACNPEAGSASSILSPNRDEYMLNTCNSRIWFVVELCEAVQAQKIEIANFELFSSTPKDFAVYFSDRFPTREWASVGQFTAKDLRDVQSFDLYPHLFGKFIKVELLSHHGSEHYCPVSLFKVYGTSEFEVLEKESSQHAAHIDDDDDDDETIDVPAVPVAEKEPSKNLFGSARDAVMSIMKKAAQALVKTEVPKNVSSEHNDTSTDKMYKRCCSPSHIIVCDNCSESLYNEVYELVSCSSDKLTNLVRQVFLRETLKCTSICQPFGLDFKSTKTIEFAEERVAYMNALFPPKYLAALCNILAIKEKKVVLNTSFETELNVTSNLTVDESPQNVSSETNSEQDVKLISLNNASSDEANETVESEEKPVVVEETVERPVPVEIPKEEESENEPVVTDDKIVQEKPEEKQIENIEIKVDEKDYSKDSKNKIEVTTEKAKEVIIPPEEGSEGLMEEALSDFDQIAVDPTPGPASQNQPQTTIQKESVFLRLSNRVKTLERNMSLSGQYLEELSRRYKKQVEEMQRSFEKTMLQMSEERRKSNEIEQKYLEQMTTLQDQLAQMTIAMKILMEERDSWFGTMTVFKFIIYQAILIAAALYYFNKTRPEPVVVHVPRKVNKKKDKLRRKSVEGVSGHQTPSAKKRRPSEEALQITRQAVEEANDDEGEWQVARKNRRRKTSIIHRALEDSKAQYCRQDSMGMLQENPIPLDEEEFTAPVSEPVKFNEVVQPRHKVNGSIFNNLKKTSKRRLSSPAFLKSLSRQSIRSTPSPVLRNEPVFNGLGKLSSESPTGSLWSESTEMSQNGQAEGGKKKKSLKNIIKKLF; encoded by the exons ATTACCTGACACTGGACAACCTCCAATTCTCATCTCGCTAGTGGACAACGCTAAACTAGACTTGAAAACTCCCGAGGAATTGTTGTTCGTGAACGACTCCGAGCAGCACAACGAAACCAAGACCTTCACCATCGTAGACGGCAGCGAGGTCTTAGAAGAAAAAGAAGTAGAGAAGGATGCCGCGGAATCACACCTCGTCGTCAAAGCCAAGCCTATGCACGAGGTGCGGCAGACAGAAGATGCATTTCACACCACACCACCCCCTGAGGAACCCGCAGAATCTCAAACGGAGGACAATGAGGAAAAACCAAACATTCCATCCAAACCAGAAATGCCACAAGAGGACATACCCTCGTTCTCGGAGTGGGCGCAGAAACAGCTCGCAGAGGCGGAAAAGAAAGACACAGTCCTGAACCACTCGAGTCAACCTAGTCATAGCAGTACTAACTTTAGCAGTAAGAGCACAAAACTGCGGTCGAAAAACTACGCTTCGCCGTCGTGCGCGGCCAAGGTCGTGGCCTGCAACCCCGAGGCTGGCTCCGCCAGCTCCATCCTGTCCCCAAACAGGGATGAATACATGCTCAACACTTGCAACAGCCGCATCTGGTTCGTAGTGGAGCTCTGCGAAGCTGTTCAAGCGCAAAAAATAGAAATAGCCAACTTCGAGCTATTCTCGTCGACCCCTAAAGATTTCGCCGTGTACTTCAGTGATCGTTTCCCGACGCGCGAATGGGCCAGCGTCGGACAATTCACGGCTAAAGATTTGAGAGACGTTCAAAGTTTTGATTTATATCCGCATCTGTTCGGAAAATTTATCAAAGTCGAACTCCTGTCGCACCACGGCTCCGAACATTACTGTCCCGTTTCGCTGTTCAAAGTGTACGGGACCTCGGAGTTTGAGGTTTTAGAGAAGGAGAGCTCGCAACACGCCGCTCACATCGATGATGACGACGATGATGATGAAACCATTGACGTTCCCGCTGTTCCAGTAGCAGAAAAGGAACCTTCTAAAAACCTGTTTGGTTCCGCGCGAGACGCGGTAATGTCTATAATGAAGAAAGCCGCACAAGCGTTAGTCAAAACAGAAGTTCCTAAAAACGTTTCAAGCGAACACAACGACACGTCGACGGACAAAATGTACAAAAGGTGTTGCTCCCCCAGCCATATAATAGTTTGTGATAATTGTAGTGAATCGCTCTACAATGAAGTGtatgaactggttagttgtagTTCAGATAAACTGACTAATTTAGTGCGTCAAGTGTTCCTCCGTGAGACTCTGAAGTGCACCAGTATATGCCAGCCTTTCGGCTTGGACTTTAAAAGTACAAAGACTATCGAGTTTGCCGAAGAGCGCGTGGCATATATGAACGCATTGTTTCCCCCTAAGTATTTAGCCGCGTTGTGTAATATTCTCGCTATTAAAGAGAAAAAAGTAGTTTTAAACACTAGTTTCGAAACCGAATTGAATGTTACCTCTAATTTGACCGTTGACGAATCGCCGCAGAACGTCAGCAGTGAAACGAACTCCGAACAGGACGTGAAGCTAATATCGCTCAACAATGCTTCGTCGGACGAAGCCAACGAGACAGTCGAATCTGAAGAAAAACCTGTTGTAGTCGAAGAAACCGTTGAGAGACCAGTGCCAGTTGAAATACCAAAAGAGGAAGAAAGTGAAAATGAGCCGGTAGTCACGGATGATAAAATCGTCCAAGAAAAACCCGAAGAGAAACAAATAGAGAACATAGAAATCAAAGTTGATGAAAAAGATTATTCCAAAgacagtaaaaataaaattgaagtGACTACCGAGAAAGCTAAGGAGGTGATAATTCCACCCGAAGAAGGGAGTGAGGGGTTGATGGAGGAGGCGCTGTCGGACTTCGATCAGATTGCGGTGGACCCGACGCCGGGGCCGGCGTCGCAGAACCAGCCCCAGACCACGATCCAGAAGGAGTCGGTGTTCCTGAGGCTATCTAATAGAGTCAAG ACGTTGGAGCGCAACATGTCTCTATCTGGCCAGTACCTCGAAGAGCTGAGCAGGCGATACAAGAAACAAGTCGAAGAAATGCAGAGGTCCTTCGAGAAGACCATGCTCCAGATGTCAGAGGAGCGCAGAAAGAGCAACGAGATCGAACAGAAGTATCTAGAACAGATGACGACCCTCCAAGACCAACTAGCGCAAATGACCATTGCCATGAAAATCCTAATGGAAGAAAGAGACAGCTGGTTCGGTACCATGACCGTCTTCAAATTCATCATCTACCAAGCCATCCTCATCGCGGCTGCATTGTACTACTTCAACAAAACACGACCAGAACCTGTAGTCGTTCACGTTCCTAGGAAGGTTAATAAGAAAAAGGATAAACTTAGAAGAAAGTCAGTGGAGGGAGTGAGCGGGCACCAAACCCCATCAGCAAAGAAAAGACGACCGAGCGAAGAGGCCTTACAAATAACAAGACAAGCTGTAGAAGAAGCCAATGATGACGAAGGCGAATGGCAAGTTGCCAGAAAAAACAGAAGacggaaaacctcaataatacACAGAGCTTTAGAAGACTCCAAAGCTCAGTACTGCAGGCAGGATAGCATGGGCATGCTACAAGAAAACCCGATACCTTTAGACGAAGAAGAATTCACTGCTCCTGTATCAGAGCCAGTGAAATTCAACGAGGTCGTCCAACCGAGACATAAGGTCAACGGGTCAATATTCAATAATCTAAAGAAGACTAGTAAACGGAGATTATCGTCACCCGCTTTCCTAAAGTCCCTATCCAGACAAAGCATTAGAAGCACTCCTAGTCCTGTATTAAGAAACGAACCCGTGTTCAACGGTTTAGGGAAACTATCATCAGAATCTCCGACCGGGAGCCTATGGTCTGAATCCACGGAGATGTCCCAGAATGGGCAGGCGGAAGGtgggaagaagaagaaaagttTGAAGAACATTATTAAGAAGTTGTTTTGA